From the genome of Penaeus chinensis breed Huanghai No. 1 chromosome 8, ASM1920278v2, whole genome shotgun sequence, one region includes:
- the LOC125028009 gene encoding chitooligosaccharidolytic beta-N-acetylglucosaminidase-like — translation MKVFLAAALLALAAAGDYFRLPNPYSYTCQQGFCVKQERSRSIEYRSLQNCQLTCGDFGSIWPQPTGKVDLSKETVSFSPRQMRVTKAATSDKRVARMLDNAIQHFTRNIHFLHPDFPQTEKQPLTPEDYESLKFQNEGPAQQEQYRQRSEYDRDQLRQRPTYSREEPESFIRRSPFLRERSNPGVESHNVNIEMTVTASDHKLRLDTDESYNLVIQTVEDETTATILASTYYGARHALETLSQLIAYDDINNAVQIVRDAQIQDAPRFRYRGFMLDTGRNFYPKEDLMKLLDSMAYNKMNYFHWHINDAASFPMYSNRIPKMTYYGAYDARKVYYPQDIRDIVEYANLRGISVIPEIGGPAHNAAGWQWAEKEGKGKLALCTDSNEPWFELSKEPPSGQMNPINPEVYPILGELYRDLMDYFDPEMVHMGGDDVSFKCWQSSEEIQQYLSQNKLESTSREYFELWNTYQSNAYNKLQEAAQGRQVTPIIYSSSFARNYIDRDAYVFQISEFANESVIADYVKNGYKVIFSNQDQWNLGCLTNTWVGDKAENCPSEVPTWENFYRNSPLDMLEYLGVNNARSDIQQADGINPKNLVLGGEATLWSFDTDANGLQSKIWPRMSAFAERLWTDPQRSVSGTDFTQKRLNIQRLRMVYRGIAVDPLQPEFCLQDEGACLRREQYRARNSEKN, via the exons ATGAAGGTGTTCCTGGCAGCAGCGCTCCTGGCCCTGGCGGCGGCCGGAGATTACTTTCGGCTCCCAAATCCCTATTCGTACACCTGTCAACAAGGCTTTTGTGTGAAGCAGGAGCGCTCACGGTCAATAGAATACCGCTCACTCCAAAACTGCCAGCTCACTTGCGGAGA TTTCGGGTCAATATGGCCACAGCCGACGGGTAAAGTGGATCTGTCCAAGGAAACAGTCAGCTTTTCCCCTCGCCAGATGCGGGTGACAAAGGCCGCCACTTCTGACAAGCGAGTGGCCAGAATGCTGGACAACGCCATCCAACACTTCACCCGCAACATCCACTTCCTTCACCCTGACTTCCCACAAACCGAGAAGCAGCCGTTAACACCAGAGGATTATGAAAGCCTGAAG TTCCAGAATGAAGGCCCTGCCCAGCAGGAGCAGTACCGTCAAAGGTCTGAGTATGACAGGGATCAGCTGCGCCAGCGACCCACGTACAGCAGGGAAGAACCCGAGAGTTTCATCAGAAGGTCGCCTTTCCTGCGGGAGCGCAGTAACCCTGGAGTCGAAAGCCATAACGTCAACATCGAGATGACTGTCACCGCCTCTGATCACAAGCTCAGGCTCGATACTGATGAGAGTTACAATCTGGTCATTCAG ACTGTGGAGGATGAAACCACCGCGACCATCTTAGCTTCCACCTACTATGGTGCCCGCCATGCCCTGGAGACGCTCTCTCAACTCATTGCCTACGATGACATCAATAATGCGGTGCAAATCGTCCGTGATGCTCAGATTCAAGATGCTCCGAGGTTCAG GTATCGTGGCTTCATGCTGGACACTGGGCGCAACTTCTATCCCAAGGAAGACCTCATGAAACTCCTTGACTCAATGGCTTACAACAAGATGAACTACTTCCACTGGCACATAAACGACGCCGCTTCCTTCCCGATGTACTCCAACCGCATTCCAAAGATGACATACTATGGAGCCTATGACGCTAGAAAGGTTTACTATCCTCAGGACATCAGAGATATCGTCGAATATGCCAAT CTCCGTGGTATCTCCGTGATCCCCGAGATAGGTGGGCCTGCTCATAACGCTGCTGGCTGGCAGTGGGCCGAAAAGGAGGGCAAAGGCAAGCTTGCTCTCTGCACAGACTCG AATGAGCCATGGTTTGAACTGAGCAAGGAGCCTCCATCTGGCCAGATGAACCCGATCAACCCAGAGGTCTACCCGATCCTTGGCGAGCTGTACCGCGATCTCATGGATTACTTTGACCCTGAGATGGTGCACATGGGCGGTGATGAT GTAAGTTTCAAGTGCTGGCAGTCTTCTGAGGAGATCCAGCAATATCTCTCCCAAAACAAACTTGAATCCACAAGCCGCGAATACTTCGAGCTGTGGAACACCTACCAGAGTAATGCTTACAATAAGCTCCAGGAAGCCGCTCAAGGACGCCAAGTCACACCCAtcatctactcctcctcttttgcTCGCAACTACATCGACAGGGATGCCTATGTCTTCCAGATCAGTGAATTTGCTAATGAGTCTGTTATTGCAGATTACGTTAAGAATGGTTATAAGGTCATTTTCTCCAACCAAGACCAATGGAATCTGGGGTGCCTCACTAACACTTGGGTTGGAGACAAGGCCGAGAACTGCCCAAGTGAAGTTCCTACATGGGAGAACTTCTACCGCAATAGCCCTCTTGATATGCTGGAATATCTCGGCGTTAACAACGCTCGTTCAGATATTCAGCAGGCCGATGGCATAAACCCAAAGAATCTCGTTCTGGGAGGAGAAGCCACTTTGTGGAGCTTCGATACTGATGCCAATGGCCTCCAGTCGAAGATCTGGCCTCGAATGTCTGCTTTCGCCGAACGACTTTGGACTGATCCTCAGAGATCCGTCAGCGGCACCGATTTCACCCAAAAACGACTAAACATTCAGCGACTGAGGATGGTCTATCGTGGCATTGCTGTCGATCCCCTTCAGCCCGAGTTCTGCTTGCAAGACGAAGGTGCTTGTCTCAGAAGGGAACAGTACCGCGCTCGCAACAGTGAAAAAAATTGA